In Streptomyces alboniger, the following are encoded in one genomic region:
- a CDS encoding RNA polymerase sigma factor SigF has translation MRDEERGTQGLPADGREGVRRMATGIPEQQAKPHPEDLGQPGPLSVADVSEQAEPTAKDELKQLSGRGGGRRAGNMSEHEHSRHDPRDRSGARAMFIELRTLSDGSPEYAELRNQLVRMHLPLVEHLARRFRNRGEPLDDLTQVATIGLIKSVDRFDPERGVEFSTYATPTVVGEIKRHFRDKGWAVRVPRRLQELRLALTTATAELSQLHGRSPTVHELAEKLAISEEEVLEGLESANAYSTLSLDVPDTDDESPAVADTLGAEDEALEGVEYRESLKPLLEDLPPREKRILLLRFFANMTQSQIAQEVGISQMHVSRLLARTLAQLREKLLVEE, from the coding sequence GTGCGGGACGAAGAGCGCGGCACACAGGGTCTGCCCGCCGACGGCAGGGAGGGGGTGCGCCGAATGGCCACCGGGATCCCCGAGCAGCAGGCCAAACCTCACCCGGAGGACCTGGGGCAGCCGGGTCCTCTGTCGGTGGCCGATGTGTCGGAGCAGGCAGAGCCGACCGCCAAGGACGAGCTCAAGCAGCTCTCCGGCCGGGGCGGCGGGCGACGGGCGGGAAACATGAGCGAGCACGAGCACAGCCGACACGATCCACGGGACCGCAGCGGCGCACGCGCGATGTTCATCGAGCTGCGCACCCTGAGCGACGGCAGTCCGGAGTACGCGGAGCTGCGCAACCAGCTGGTCCGCATGCACCTGCCGCTCGTCGAGCACCTGGCCCGCCGCTTCCGCAACCGCGGCGAGCCCCTGGACGACCTCACCCAGGTCGCCACGATCGGTCTGATCAAGTCCGTGGACCGCTTCGACCCGGAGCGCGGCGTGGAGTTCTCCACGTACGCGACACCGACGGTCGTAGGCGAGATCAAGCGGCACTTCCGCGACAAGGGGTGGGCGGTCCGCGTCCCGCGGCGTCTCCAGGAGCTGCGTCTCGCGCTGACGACGGCCACGGCCGAGCTGTCCCAGCTGCACGGCCGCTCCCCCACCGTGCACGAACTCGCCGAGAAGCTGGCCATCTCCGAAGAGGAGGTCCTGGAGGGCCTGGAGTCGGCCAACGCCTACTCCACGCTGTCCCTGGACGTCCCGGACACGGACGACGAGTCCCCGGCCGTCGCGGACACCCTGGGCGCCGAGGACGAGGCCCTGGAGGGCGTCGAGTACCGCGAATCCCTCAAGCCACTCCTCGAGGACCTTCCCCCGCGCGAGAAGCGCATTCTGCTCCTGCGCTTCTTCGCCAACATGACCCAGTCGCAGATCGCGCAGGAGGTCGGCATCTCCCAGATGCACGTCTCGCGCCTGCTCGCCCGCACGCTGGCGCAGCTGCGGGAGAAGTTGCTGGTGGAGGA
- a CDS encoding anti-sigma regulatory factor, with amino-acid sequence MSQIAGEPGNQDFVEVRLPAAGAYLSVLRTATAGLAARLDFTLDEIEDLRIAVDEACAILLQQAVPGSVLSCVFRLVDDSLEVTVSAPTTDGRAPERDTFAWTVLSALAGQVDSTVAEDNTVSISLYKKRGAGPGPA; translated from the coding sequence GTGTCCCAGATCGCAGGCGAGCCCGGGAATCAGGACTTCGTGGAGGTCCGCCTTCCGGCTGCGGGTGCCTACCTGTCGGTGCTGCGGACGGCGACGGCCGGCCTCGCGGCGCGTTTGGACTTCACTCTCGACGAGATCGAGGACCTCCGCATCGCGGTCGACGAGGCCTGCGCGATCCTCCTCCAGCAGGCCGTGCCGGGCTCCGTGCTCAGCTGTGTCTTCCGGCTCGTCGACGACTCGTTGGAGGTGACGGTCTCGGCGCCCACGACCGACGGCCGGGCCCCGGAGCGGGACACCTTCGCCTGGACTGTGCTGTCGGCCCTCGCGGGCCAGGTGGACTCCACCGTCGCCGAGGACAACACCGTCTCGATCAGCCTCTACAAGAAGCGCGGCGCGGGACCCGGGCCGGCGTGA
- a CDS encoding UBP-type zinc finger domain-containing protein, with translation MNECPHVATLPHPEVAPLSETCLECLAAGSHPVQLRLCLECGHVGCCDSSPFQHATAHFKETSHAVMRTFEPGESWRWCFVDGSIV, from the coding sequence ATGAACGAGTGCCCGCACGTCGCGACACTGCCGCACCCCGAGGTGGCCCCGCTGAGCGAAACGTGCCTTGAGTGCCTGGCGGCCGGCAGCCACCCGGTCCAGCTGCGGCTGTGTCTGGAGTGCGGTCACGTGGGCTGCTGCGACTCCTCGCCCTTCCAGCACGCGACGGCACACTTCAAGGAAACCTCACACGCAGTGATGAGGACCTTCGAGCCGGGCGAGAGCTGGCGTTGGTGCTTTGTCGACGGTTCGATCGTCTGA
- a CDS encoding Na+/H+ antiporter: MDVLPLVALIAASAVVAGAARRTAVPAPLLLVGAGLIASYVPGVPDYHLDPHIVLPLILPPLLHTAALESSYLDLRANIRPVALLSVGYVLFATLAVGWLAYLLIPDLPLTAALVLGAVIAPPDAVAATAIARRVGLPSRITTILQGESLVNDATAITAFKVALAAAVGEGASWAGGVQEFLVAAVGGVGVGLLLMVPIHWLRTHLKEAMLQNTLSLLIPFVAYAAAEQVHASGVLAVVVVALYLGHRSWQVDFETRLQEAAVWKVVAFILESAVFALIGLQLPVVLKGLGEYSVGQAAWYAAGVFVFVVVARFAWSYPATYLPRAVSARIRRREGREGREGNDRDVGSVGDTDGTDGTDWRGPLIVSWAGMRGVVSLAIAFSIPLAMEDGGPFPARNLVLFLTFTTVIGTLVVQGLSLPWLIRVLKLPGRDAQAQTLAEAQAQNAASQAAEARLEELTRDERNRLPQPLQDRLSTVLERRRNSVWERLGQSNPVTGESADDTYRRLAREAIAAEREVFVRMRDERRIDDEMMRTLLRKLDLEEAAAYREVED; this comes from the coding sequence ATGGATGTACTGCCCCTGGTGGCACTGATCGCGGCGAGTGCCGTGGTGGCGGGGGCCGCGCGCAGGACCGCCGTCCCGGCTCCGCTGCTCCTGGTCGGGGCGGGGCTCATCGCCTCGTACGTCCCCGGCGTGCCCGACTACCACCTCGATCCGCACATCGTGCTGCCGCTGATCCTGCCTCCCCTGCTGCACACCGCCGCCCTGGAGAGCTCCTATCTGGACCTGCGCGCCAACATCAGGCCCGTGGCGCTGCTCTCGGTCGGCTACGTCCTTTTCGCGACGCTCGCCGTCGGCTGGCTCGCGTATCTGCTGATCCCCGATCTGCCGCTGACCGCCGCGCTCGTGCTCGGCGCCGTGATCGCGCCCCCGGACGCGGTCGCGGCCACCGCCATCGCGCGCAGGGTAGGGCTGCCCTCGCGGATCACCACGATCCTCCAGGGCGAGTCCCTGGTGAACGACGCGACCGCGATCACCGCCTTCAAGGTGGCCCTCGCGGCGGCGGTCGGGGAGGGCGCGAGCTGGGCGGGCGGTGTCCAGGAGTTCCTTGTGGCGGCGGTCGGCGGGGTCGGCGTCGGGCTGCTCCTCATGGTGCCGATCCACTGGCTGCGCACCCACCTCAAGGAGGCGATGCTGCAGAACACGCTGTCGCTGCTCATCCCCTTCGTCGCGTACGCCGCCGCGGAGCAGGTGCATGCCTCCGGAGTGCTCGCCGTGGTCGTCGTCGCCCTCTATCTGGGCCACCGCTCCTGGCAGGTCGACTTCGAGACGCGGCTTCAGGAGGCCGCGGTGTGGAAGGTCGTCGCGTTCATCCTGGAGTCGGCGGTCTTCGCGCTCATCGGGCTGCAACTGCCCGTCGTGCTCAAGGGGCTCGGTGAGTACAGCGTCGGACAGGCGGCCTGGTACGCCGCCGGGGTCTTCGTCTTCGTCGTCGTGGCGCGGTTCGCGTGGTCCTACCCGGCCACTTATCTGCCGCGTGCGGTGTCGGCGCGGATCAGGAGGCGTGAGGGGCGTGAGGGGCGCGAGGGGAACGACAGGGACGTCGGGAGCGTCGGGGACACGGATGGCACGGACGGCACGGACTGGCGCGGGCCGCTGATCGTCAGCTGGGCGGGGATGCGGGGCGTGGTGTCGCTGGCGATCGCCTTCTCGATCCCGCTCGCCATGGAGGACGGGGGGCCCTTCCCCGCCCGCAATCTTGTCTTGTTTCTTACCTTCACCACGGTCATCGGCACGCTCGTCGTGCAAGGGCTCTCGCTGCCGTGGCTGATCCGTGTCCTGAAACTGCCGGGCCGGGACGCGCAGGCGCAGACGCTCGCCGAGGCGCAGGCGCAGAACGCCGCCTCACAGGCCGCGGAGGCCCGGCTGGAGGAACTCACGCGGGACGAGCGCAATCGCCTCCCACAACCCCTCCAGGACCGTCTGAGCACCGTCCTGGAACGGCGCCGCAACTCCGTGTGGGAACGGCTTGGTCAGTCCAACCCCGTGACGGGGGAGTCCGCGGACGACACCTACCGGCGGCTGGCGCGCGAGGCGATCGCCGCGGAGCGCGAGGTGTTCGTGAGGATGCGGGACGAACGGCGCATCGACGACGAGATGATGCGGACGCTGCTGCGCAAGCTGGACCTGGAGGAGGCGGCCGCCTACCGGGAGGTCGAGGACTGA
- a CDS encoding 1-aminocyclopropane-1-carboxylate deaminase/D-cysteine desulfhydrase, translating to MHPTPPDGLRPRLPSPLQRVADDRFDRHGVRLFLKRDDLIHPDLPGNKYRKLVLNLRAAADAGHDTLLTFGGAYSNHLRATAAAGRLLGFATVGVVRGDELAGRPLNPSLTRCATDGMRLHFIDRSTYRAKSEPGTLAAILREAGAESAYVIPEGGSNALAVQGCTALGEELREHTDVAAVACGTGGTLAGLAAGLGPERQALGIPVLKGGFLGPDIRALQRDTFGGPTANWRLDERFHCGGYARTPPELIAFAEDFERRHGAETALSVEHLYVAKLLYALTALSEEGAFRPGTRLTAVITGAGGAPAQSSTSR from the coding sequence GTGCACCCCACCCCGCCCGACGGTCTGCGCCCCCGGCTCCCGTCGCCGTTGCAGCGCGTAGCGGACGACCGTTTCGACCGCCACGGCGTGCGTCTCTTCCTCAAACGGGACGACCTGATCCACCCGGATCTGCCGGGCAACAAGTACCGCAAGCTCGTCCTGAACCTGCGGGCCGCTGCGGACGCGGGCCATGACACCTTGCTCACCTTCGGCGGGGCCTACTCCAACCATCTTCGGGCCACCGCAGCCGCGGGCCGCCTCCTCGGCTTCGCCACCGTCGGTGTCGTGCGCGGCGACGAACTCGCCGGGCGCCCCCTCAACCCGTCCCTGACCCGCTGTGCGACCGACGGCATGCGTCTGCATTTCATCGACAGATCGACATACCGCGCGAAGAGCGAGCCCGGGACCTTGGCGGCCATCCTGCGCGAGGCGGGGGCGGAGAGCGCGTACGTGATCCCCGAGGGCGGCAGCAACGCCCTGGCCGTGCAGGGCTGCACGGCTCTCGGCGAGGAGCTGCGCGAGCACACCGACGTGGCGGCCGTGGCCTGCGGCACCGGTGGCACGCTCGCGGGTCTCGCCGCGGGACTCGGCCCGGAGCGGCAGGCCTTGGGCATACCGGTCCTCAAGGGTGGCTTCCTGGGCCCGGACATACGGGCCCTGCAACGCGACACGTTCGGCGGGCCGACCGCCAACTGGCGTCTGGACGAGCGCTTCCACTGCGGTGGCTACGCCCGTACGCCGCCCGAACTCATCGCCTTCGCCGAGGACTTCGAGCGCCGCCACGGCGCGGAAACCGCCCTCTCCGTAGAGCACCTCTACGTCGCCAAGCTGCTCTACGCCCTGACCGCCCTCTCCGAAGAGGGCGCCTTCCGGCCCGGCACCCGCCTCACCGCGGTGATCACCGGCGCCGGCGGGGCCCCGGCTCAGTCCTCGACCTCCCGGTAG
- a CDS encoding N-acetylmuramoyl-L-alanine amidase: MAPPMSADRFLDALKDEGVTVVEVGDWKHHNRNHKGPWGPVHGVMIHHTATSGSERTVEICRDGHPSLPGPLCHGVITKDGCVHLVGYGRANHAGLGDDEVLRAVIAEKRLPPDNESNTDGNRHFYGFECENLGDGEDPWPDAQLDTIERVSAAICRVHGWTERSVIGHLEWQPGKVDPRGFTMDEMRERVEERLK, encoded by the coding sequence ATGGCCCCACCCATGTCCGCGGATCGCTTCTTGGACGCCCTGAAGGACGAAGGCGTGACCGTCGTCGAAGTCGGCGACTGGAAGCACCACAACCGCAACCACAAGGGGCCCTGGGGCCCCGTACACGGCGTGATGATCCACCACACCGCCACCTCGGGCAGCGAGCGCACGGTGGAGATCTGCCGTGATGGCCACCCCTCGCTGCCCGGCCCGCTCTGCCACGGCGTCATCACCAAGGACGGCTGCGTCCACCTCGTCGGCTACGGCCGCGCCAACCACGCGGGCCTCGGTGACGACGAGGTACTGCGGGCGGTCATCGCCGAGAAGCGCCTGCCTCCGGACAACGAGTCGAACACCGACGGCAACCGCCACTTCTACGGCTTCGAGTGCGAGAACCTCGGCGACGGCGAGGACCCTTGGCCGGACGCCCAGCTGGACACCATCGAGAGGGTCTCGGCCGCGATCTGCCGCGTCCACGGCTGGACGGAACGCTCGGTGATCGGCCACCTGGAGTGGCAGCCGGGCAAGGTCGACCCGCGCGGGTTCACCATGGACGAGATGCGGGAGCGCGTCGAGGAACGCCTCAAGTAA